Proteins encoded together in one Effusibacillus pohliae DSM 22757 window:
- a CDS encoding YggS family pyridoxal phosphate-dependent enzyme, protein MDYREKIAAVRERIERACERTGRRPEEVTVIAVTKYVGVEETRAILAAGIRDLGENRVQQALPKLDAIRQPATWHFIGYLQTNKVKDVLPHFAWIHSLDRLSLAKELQKQAEKRDLHVTCLVQVNISGEPTKSGLPPLELAAFLDEIKLLNRIRVRGLMTMAPIADDPEQVRPVFRGLRELRDRLLPAYPELQHLSMGMSGDFEVAVEEGATMVRLGSILVKP, encoded by the coding sequence ATGGACTATCGGGAAAAAATCGCAGCCGTCCGGGAACGGATCGAGCGCGCCTGCGAGCGGACCGGCCGCCGGCCGGAGGAAGTGACTGTCATCGCCGTCACGAAATATGTCGGCGTCGAAGAAACGCGGGCGATCCTTGCCGCAGGCATTCGCGATCTCGGCGAGAATCGGGTGCAGCAGGCCTTGCCCAAACTGGACGCCATCAGGCAGCCGGCTACATGGCATTTTATTGGCTATTTGCAAACCAACAAGGTGAAGGATGTACTGCCCCATTTTGCATGGATTCATTCGCTCGACCGGCTGTCATTGGCGAAGGAATTGCAAAAACAGGCCGAAAAAAGGGATCTCCACGTGACCTGCCTGGTTCAGGTGAACATTTCCGGCGAACCGACGAAAAGCGGGTTGCCGCCGTTGGAATTGGCCGCTTTTCTGGATGAGATCAAGCTGCTAAACCGCATCCGGGTACGCGGGCTGATGACGATGGCGCCGATTGCGGACGATCCGGAACAGGTGCGGCCGGTGTTTCGCGGATTGCGTGAGCTACGCGACCGTCTGTTGCCCGCTTATCCGGAGCTGCAGCATTTGTCGATGGGCATGTCAGGCGACTTTGAAGTTGCGGTCGAGGAAGGAGCCACGATGGTCCGCCTGGGGAGTATTCTGGTGAAACCATGA
- the pgeF gene encoding peptidoglycan editing factor PgeF, protein MAATRFLHAENINRTGLAKALFTTRLGGGSTGPWHGLNVGLHVGDQAEHVIANRQLVCEELNVNLNQWVCGEQVHGNRVAVVQEGDIGRGSVSYEDALPGVDALVTNRPGIVLSTFAADCVPILLLDPVNKAIGAVHAGWKGTMSQVAKEAVHAMQERFGSDPAQLLAAIGPAIDACCYEVDERVFVPFVEEYPQAEQFFQANDNQRWQLPLPAVNRHILLEAGLLPEHVARVGGCTACDTETYFSHRAERGKTGRLAGLIVLV, encoded by the coding sequence ATGGCGGCGACGCGTTTTTTGCATGCCGAGAACATCAACCGGACAGGCTTGGCCAAGGCGCTGTTCACCACCCGGCTGGGGGGTGGGTCGACCGGTCCATGGCACGGTTTAAACGTGGGGCTGCATGTCGGGGACCAGGCCGAGCACGTGATTGCAAACCGGCAGCTTGTTTGCGAGGAATTAAACGTAAACCTGAACCAGTGGGTGTGCGGCGAGCAGGTGCACGGAAACCGGGTGGCGGTCGTTCAGGAAGGCGACATAGGGCGAGGGTCTGTATCCTATGAAGACGCACTGCCGGGTGTGGACGCGCTGGTTACCAACCGGCCAGGCATCGTCCTTTCCACGTTTGCAGCCGACTGCGTGCCGATTTTGCTGCTCGATCCGGTCAACAAGGCAATCGGGGCGGTGCACGCCGGTTGGAAAGGCACGATGAGCCAGGTTGCAAAAGAGGCCGTGCACGCAATGCAGGAGCGGTTCGGAAGCGACCCCGCGCAACTGCTGGCAGCGATCGGTCCGGCGATTGACGCGTGCTGTTATGAGGTGGACGAGAGGGTATTCGTCCCGTTTGTCGAAGAATATCCGCAGGCGGAGCAGTTCTTTCAAGCGAACGACAATCAGCGGTGGCAACTGCCGCTGCCTGCCGTCAATCGGCACATTCTGCTGGAAGCGGGCCTGCTGCCGGAGCACGTGGCGCGCGTCGGCGGCTGCACTGCTTGCGACACGGAGACCTATTTTTCGCATCGGGCGGAACGGGGGAAAACAGGCAGGCTCGCGGGGTTGATCGTCCTTGTTTAA
- the sigE gene encoding RNA polymerase sporulation sigma factor SigE, producing the protein MITPYKIRLQLRLLYLRLLFRLGAQPEEIYYVGGSEALPPPLSREEEEFLLEKLPSGDEAVRAVLIERNLRLVVYIARKFENTGINIEDLVSIGTIGLIKAVNTFDPEKKIKLATYASRCIENEILMFLRRNNKIRSEVSFDEPLNVDWDGNELLLSDVLGTENDTIYKNIEEQVDRKLLYKALDKLSERERRIMELRFGLADGKEMTQKDVADLLGISQSYISRLEKRIIKRLRKEFNKML; encoded by the coding sequence ATGATCACGCCGTACAAAATCCGGCTGCAGCTTCGCTTGTTGTACCTGCGGCTCCTGTTCAGACTGGGCGCTCAACCTGAGGAAATTTACTACGTGGGTGGCAGTGAAGCCCTGCCGCCGCCCTTGAGCCGGGAAGAGGAAGAATTTTTGCTGGAAAAATTGCCGTCCGGCGACGAAGCGGTACGGGCCGTTCTGATCGAACGGAATCTGCGGCTGGTGGTCTATATCGCCCGCAAATTTGAAAATACGGGCATCAACATCGAGGATCTGGTATCGATCGGCACGATCGGGCTGATCAAAGCGGTCAATACGTTCGACCCTGAGAAAAAAATCAAGCTGGCGACCTACGCCTCCCGCTGCATCGAAAACGAGATTCTGATGTTCCTGCGGCGAAACAACAAAATCCGCTCGGAAGTCTCCTTCGACGAACCGCTGAACGTGGACTGGGACGGCAATGAGCTGCTGTTGTCGGACGTGCTGGGAACCGAGAATGATACCATTTACAAAAACATCGAAGAGCAGGTCGATCGAAAATTGCTGTACAAGGCGCTCGATAAGCTGTCCGAACGCGAGCGGCGAATCATGGAACTGCGCTTCGGACTGGCAGACGGAAAAGAGATGACGCAAAAGGATGTCGCCGACCTGCTTGGCATCTCGCAATCCTACATCTCACGGCTGGAGAAGCGGATTATTAAGCGGCTGCGTAAAGAGTTTAACAAAATGCTCTGA
- the sigG gene encoding RNA polymerase sporulation sigma factor SigG, producing MKRNKVEICGVNTAELPVLSNTEMRKLFVELQQGDVSAREKLVNGNLRLVLSVIQRFNNRGEYVDDLFQVGCIGLMKAIDNFDLGQNVKFSTYAVPMIIGEIRRYLRDNNPIRVSRSLRDIAYKALQVRDQLTNKNLREPSINEISEAMEVPKEDVVFALDAIQDPVSLFEPIYHDGGDPIYVMDQISDEKNQDSQWVEEIAILEAMQKLNEREKRILSMRFFEGKTQMEVAEEIGISQAQVSRLEKAAISHMQKYIRP from the coding sequence ATGAAGCGTAACAAAGTGGAGATCTGTGGCGTCAACACCGCCGAACTTCCCGTTCTCAGCAATACCGAAATGCGCAAGCTGTTTGTCGAATTGCAGCAAGGTGATGTATCCGCCCGTGAGAAACTTGTCAACGGCAACCTGCGATTGGTGCTGTCGGTGATTCAGCGGTTTAACAACCGCGGCGAGTATGTGGATGATCTGTTTCAGGTCGGCTGTATCGGACTGATGAAGGCGATCGATAATTTTGACCTGGGGCAGAACGTCAAATTCTCGACCTATGCGGTGCCGATGATCATTGGCGAAATCCGGCGGTATTTGCGGGACAACAACCCGATCCGCGTCAGCCGCAGTCTCCGCGACATCGCGTACAAGGCATTGCAGGTGCGCGATCAACTGACGAATAAAAATTTGCGGGAGCCGTCGATCAACGAAATTTCGGAAGCGATGGAGGTTCCGAAAGAGGATGTGGTGTTTGCCCTGGATGCGATCCAGGACCCCGTCTCGTTGTTTGAGCCGATTTACCATGATGGCGGCGACCCGATCTATGTGATGGACCAGATCAGCGACGAGAAAAATCAGGACTCGCAATGGGTGGAAGAGATCGCCATTCTGGAAGCGATGCAGAAGTTGAACGAACGCGAGAAACGGATTTTATCGATGCGATTTTTTGAAGGCAAGACCCAGATGGAGGTGGCCGAGGAAATCGGCATCTCGCAGGCGCAGGTCTCGCGCCTGGAAAAAGCGGCCATCAGCCACATGCAAAAATACATACGTCCTTGA
- a CDS encoding YlmC/YmxH family sporulation protein: MVKVSELQSKDVVNIGDGKRLGMIGDLDIDVENGMVRAIVVPGSGRFFGIFGSSQDYVIPWSQIVKIGADVVLVELNSFAGPYASPSQGGRRPGNPNDYDEQSGGY, encoded by the coding sequence ATGGTTAAAGTATCGGAACTCCAATCGAAAGATGTGGTGAACATCGGTGACGGCAAGCGCCTGGGAATGATCGGCGACCTGGATATCGATGTGGAAAACGGGATGGTGCGGGCGATTGTGGTTCCGGGCTCGGGGCGTTTTTTTGGCATCTTCGGTTCGTCCCAGGATTATGTGATCCCCTGGAGTCAGATTGTCAAGATCGGGGCGGATGTCGTGCTGGTGGAGCTGAATTCTTTCGCCGGACCGTACGCATCCCCTTCACAAGGCGGCAGGCGGCCCGGCAATCCCAACGACTATGACGAGCAGTCGGGCGGGTATTGA
- a CDS encoding cell division protein SepF: MWNKMMQILGLSDEEPRTEKMRELAREDHSSDVVQMQRKAAVVSLHTQKQLKMILCEPKSFEEAQTIADHLRTHRPVVLNLHKAQFDHAIRIMDFISGTIYALGGRMEKIGHQIFLCAPDNVEIQGAISDLLKQQTEYNQAASKSK; encoded by the coding sequence ATGTGGAATAAAATGATGCAGATTCTCGGTCTGTCCGACGAAGAGCCGCGCACGGAAAAAATGCGGGAGCTGGCACGCGAGGATCACTCGTCCGATGTGGTGCAGATGCAGCGGAAGGCGGCTGTCGTCAGTTTACACACGCAAAAACAACTGAAAATGATCCTGTGCGAACCGAAGTCGTTTGAGGAAGCGCAAACGATCGCCGATCATCTGCGGACGCATCGGCCGGTCGTGTTGAATTTGCACAAAGCGCAGTTTGACCATGCGATCCGCATCATGGATTTTATCTCGGGCACGATTTACGCGCTCGGCGGACGAATGGAAAAGATCGGCCACCAGATTTTCCTGTGCGCGCCTGACAACGTGGAAATCCAAGGGGCGATCAGCGATTTGCTGAAACAGCAGACGGAGTATAATCAAGCAGCTTCGAAAAGCAAATGA
- a CDS encoding YlmH family RNA-binding protein, producing MDDHLLMHYRPEEKTFVRRMLELADRAASRHAPCLTGFLDPRQVRIATNIARTVGDVAVFADGGWDGAERKRVLLAPDHWMPEPDELALCWLRIEVPGESVTLKHGDYLGALLGLGLKREKIGDLSVQPAGCDLVAARDVEEFLRLHLHQVGRASVRVLPIEKAEFRPPQIELAEREFTVMSLRIDAVAAESFQLARSKIVDPIKAGKLQLNWQTVTDPSMPVEAGDVISLRGMGRIRVLEIGGQTKKGRTVIRIGKYL from the coding sequence ATGGACGATCATCTCTTGATGCACTACCGGCCGGAGGAAAAGACGTTCGTTCGGCGCATGCTGGAACTGGCCGACCGGGCTGCGTCCCGCCACGCTCCGTGTCTGACCGGTTTCTTGGATCCGCGCCAGGTGCGGATCGCCACGAACATCGCTCGGACAGTGGGCGATGTTGCCGTTTTTGCGGATGGCGGCTGGGACGGGGCGGAACGCAAGCGGGTACTGCTGGCGCCCGATCACTGGATGCCGGAACCGGACGAGCTCGCACTGTGCTGGCTGCGGATTGAGGTTCCGGGCGAATCTGTGACACTCAAGCATGGGGATTATCTTGGGGCACTGCTCGGACTCGGCCTGAAACGGGAAAAAATCGGAGATCTGTCGGTGCAACCCGCAGGCTGCGATTTGGTGGCGGCGCGGGATGTGGAAGAATTTTTGCGTTTGCATTTGCATCAGGTGGGGCGGGCGTCGGTGCGGGTGCTGCCGATTGAAAAAGCGGAATTTCGCCCGCCGCAGATCGAATTGGCGGAACGGGAATTCACCGTCATGTCGCTGCGGATCGACGCGGTGGCGGCGGAATCGTTTCAATTGGCCCGCAGCAAAATCGTCGACCCGATCAAAGCGGGCAAGCTGCAGTTGAACTGGCAAACGGTGACAGATCCTTCCATGCCGGTGGAAGCAGGCGATGTGATCTCGCTGCGCGGGATGGGGCGCATCCGCGTGCTGGAAATCGGCGGCCAAACGAAAAAGGGCCGGACCGTCATCCGAATCGGCAAATATCTGTGA
- a CDS encoding DivIVA domain-containing protein — protein sequence MPLTPMDIHNKEFTRSFRGYNEDEVNEFLDHVIKDYEALLREKKNLEDRVKQLEESLARFENIEESLSKSILVAQETAEEVKANARKEAQLIIKEAEKNADRIINEALLRSREISLELENLQKQAAVYRARFRSLIEAQLEMLNTDEWDKLLEEKTPVG from the coding sequence ATGCCATTGACTCCCATGGATATCCATAACAAGGAATTTACCCGTTCGTTTCGCGGGTATAACGAAGATGAGGTTAACGAGTTCCTTGATCATGTCATAAAAGATTATGAAGCGCTGCTGCGCGAGAAGAAGAATCTGGAAGACCGCGTGAAGCAACTGGAGGAAAGTTTGGCGCGGTTTGAAAACATCGAGGAAAGCCTTAGCAAATCGATCCTTGTGGCGCAGGAAACAGCGGAAGAAGTGAAGGCGAACGCCCGCAAGGAGGCGCAGTTGATCATCAAGGAGGCAGAGAAGAACGCGGACCGGATCATCAACGAGGCGTTGCTGCGTTCGCGCGAGATCTCTCTGGAACTGGAAAATCTGCAGAAACAGGCTGCCGTCTACCGGGCCCGCTTCCGTTCCCTGATCGAAGCGCAGCTGGAAATGCTGAACACGGATGAATGGGACAAGCTGTTGGAAGAAAAGACACCGGTCGGTTGA
- a CDS encoding YggT family protein → MQYNLWHMINLAFRVYEYILIARVLMSWVPDMERTSLGQFLVKITEPYLGMFRRFIPPLGPIDISPIAALFALYLIQQGLMTVLRTIL, encoded by the coding sequence ATGCAGTATAACCTTTGGCACATGATCAATCTCGCGTTTCGCGTCTATGAATACATACTGATCGCCAGGGTGCTGATGTCCTGGGTGCCCGATATGGAACGCACCAGTTTGGGGCAGTTCCTGGTGAAAATCACAGAGCCGTATCTGGGCATGTTCAGACGCTTCATCCCGCCGCTTGGGCCGATCGATATCTCGCCGATCGCCGCCCTGTTCGCGTTATACTTGATCCAGCAAGGGTTGATGACCGTGCTGAGAACGATTTTGTAG